The genomic interval TCTCGTAGGTCCGGTGATAATATGTCCGCCAGCCTGTCGGAAAAAATGATATGAATCGTTGTTTGCTAGAAAATCTTTCTCATCTAAACCTTTAGTAGCGGCTTTAATCATTGTATTTGAATCGACAACAGCACCAGCAGCATCCGTAGGACCATCCGTTCCGTCGGTACCTGCTGATAAAATTACAATAGGCTCATTTGCTTCTAATTCCAGAGCCGCTGCCAGAGCCAATTCCTGGTTTCTGCCTCCGACTCCGGTTCCCTGTACCCTTACGGTAGTTTCACCTCCTGATAGTAAACAGGCTGGTTTTGGAATCGTAGTATCTATACCTGCCTTTCTGGCAGTACTTACCAATTCTTTGGCTGCTATTGCAGCTTCTCCTTCAATATTCAATCCAGTAATTACAGCATGAAAACCCATTTCAGTTGCTTTCTGTCTGGCTGCTTCCAAGGCAATAGAGTTGCTGCCAATAATGTAATTATTTACCCTTGAAAAAATAGCATCTCCTGACTTGGGTGTTTCCGGCAAATTTCCGGCTATGCCTTGTTGCAGATGATAATGAATAGAATAAGGTATTTTATCTTCAAGGCCGTATTTTTGTACTATAGACCAGGCATCAGCAAAGGTAGTAGGATCGGGTACGGTAGGGCCGGATGCAATTACATCCAGCGGATCACCTATCACATCAGATAAAATCAGCGTAAAGAGTCTGGCAGGAAATATTTGTCTGGCAAGCCCCCCACCTTTTACATGAGACAAATGTTTACGCACCGTATTTATTTCAGTAATACTTGCCCCAGATTTTAACAACAGATCAAAACAGGTTTGTAATTCTTCCAATATACAATGCTGAGGAAGATCAATCAATAAGGCTGAACCGCCGCCGGAAATCAATATAATGATAAGGTCATTTGGTTTCGTTTCTTTTACAAGCTGGAGTAATTGCTGCGTGCCAGAAATTCCATTCTCATCCGGAACTGGATGGCCAGCTTCTATCGTCTGAATTTTAATGAGAGGAACGGAATGCCCGTGTTTTACGATGATTAAGCCACTATCAATTATATCACCCATTATTTCTTCTATAGCTTGTGCCATAGGAGCTGTTGCTTTTCCGGCACCGATTACAATAATGCGGTTAAGCTGAGTTAAATCAATTTCCTGATGCTGAATATATAAACGATTACCTTTTCTGGAAACTGCCTTGTATACCAGCTTTTCCGGCTCAACAGATTCCAAAGCATATCTAAAAATTTCTTCAGCAGCTTTACGGTAATATAATGATTGGTTATTTGTCATTGGCCAATAGTCTTTGATAAAAGATTATCTCATATACTTTAAGCAGAAGAAATCACTAAAAATGTGTATTTGCTTAGACATAGTTTTCAAACAAGTTCAAATTCCCACCTCTCCGGAACAACGAATAATTGTAGGCTGGCATCTGATTCTCTTTCATATATTTATGTCTGGATACTGAGAATAACTGCTTAATCATATCAGCAATGGGACCTTCACCGGTCATACGCCGGCCAAAATGAGAATCATTCACCTGTCCGCCATGCATCTCACGAATCAGGTTCCATACTTTAGCAGCCCGGTCAGGAAAATTCTTTTGCAGCCAGTCGTAAAAAATTTCCTTTATTGCTCCATTCAACCGCACCACTGTGTAACCTGCTGTAATAGCTCCATGTGCGGCGGCTTCCTTCAAAATAGCGGGTATTTCAGTATGATTCAATCCTGGTACTAAAGGTGCCGCCATTACACCAACTGGTATGCCAGCATCAGACAATATACGAATGGTTTGAAGCCTGTTTTTTGATGTAGCGGTACGAGGTTCCATTTTCTGCCGCAATTCTTCATCTAAGGTAGTGACAGAAATATATACATGCACCAGCTGTTGTCTGGCCAGTTCCTGAAGCAGATCTATATCCCGTTTGAGGAGGCTATTTTTAGTAATAATATTTACCGGATGAGCATATTTTACAAATACTTTTAGCAGCGACCTGGTAATTTCCAGCTTACGTTCTAGCGGCTGATAGCAATCTGTATTGCCGGATAAAGAGATTGAAGCAGGCTGGTAATTCTTTTGCAAAAATTCCTGTTCCAGAAGCTTCGCAGCATTCTGCTTGACCACAATTTTATTTTCAAAATCTATCCCGGCACTAAACCCCCAGTATTCATGTGAATTGCGGGCATAACAATAAATGCAGCCATGTTCGCAGCCCTGATAGGGATTTACAGACCGCATCGCATACAGATCCGGGCTTTCAATGGTATTGATCAGCTTTTTGGGTGTATCATAAAAAATCTGAGTTTGGCTGCTAATCTGCATCTCTTCATCTATTCCCTCTATATGATCATGGCTGATATTTGCCTGACTGAAGCGGTTACTGGTATTGAGTTGTGCGCCTCTTCCTTTATGATATTCCATTCCGAAAAATAGCAATTAATCGCAGAAACCACTGGCCGATCTATAACAATTTTATCAATGTTCACTATAGGCCAAACAACAAGGCCATCAGGATAAAAAACACATGAATAGTATTGAGGAAGACTTTAAAGGTGCAAACAGTATTTAAAAACAAAACAGAAAAGCCCGGTAATACGGGCTTTTCTTATATGTCCAGGAATAAAAAACAACTCCTTAAGGAACGTTATTTTTTCTTTTATAATAATTAATACTTTCGTTGGGGATTTTAAAGGCTGTATAAATACAGGCAACCATCAGTACAGCGATAATAACTAACCAGATCATAAGTAAAATATTTGTTTGCGTTGCTATTTACAAAAAAAATTGCAGAACTTATAACATAAAAAGAGACTAATCCTACTCCCGTAATCCAACCGGCATCCGGAAATCAGCTTTTCCATTTTCCTGCTCAATAGCCAGCAGCATGGCTTCCACTGCATATGTAGAACTATTCTTCCATGGCAAACTGCCAGCCAGACTTAGCATAGTATTTACTGCACTAATAGGTTTAATCAATACATTTGTCAAAGATTTGCGAGGCAATTCCAGTAAGTCAGCGGTTTTATCACCCAACAGATAGCGCATGTATCCGCCTGACAAGCCTTTGAAAGCGGAACTTGGAGTGAGTTCTTCAAAACTCTGCATTAATGCTTTGGTAAGTTCAATGCCAGCTTCTGATTTCCGGAAATGTCTTTTTTCGATCAATTTACTAAACCAGTAAGCTTCCTTGCGGTTTTCGGGCAATAATTCTTTCCGCATCCCCAGCATATATCCGATCACATTCCAGAGATACAGATAAGCATCGGCTTCCTGCGATGAGTAATAAATGCCCAGCTTGTGTAAACCCTCCAGCACGATATAAGAAAAAGCCAGATTGGTACCCAGCATATCTTCCTGGTTCACCGGTTTGCCCCATACATCGTTCCATTGGTCACTTTTCAGGGTATGCCAGCGTACAGCCGCATGCATTAACCGTACTTTCTGTATACTCCGGATACCAGTGCCTTTTGTATCAAATGCCTTTGGATTCAACACATTCAGCACAAACTGACCGGTATCCGCCAGTCGTTTCTTGGTATCCTTCCGGATGCGCTGCGACAGATATAATACCTGTGCTCCATCAGCAGCGGCATAACAATAAGGCAAGGATAAACTGCCTAATACCGATAAAATCGCTTGTACATGCTTGGAGAAAAAAACGGCTCCCTTGTGCATTTGCTTTCTATCTGCCCATTCTAGCAATTGCGAGGTTTGTTCAAAATACTGCCGTACAGGTTCGGGTAGATCGGCTGGTAACGCTTCATTATTGTCTGAAAGGCTGGTAAGCCATCCATTTACGTTCTTCAATTCTCCTTTTGTAAACAGATGCTCAATGACCTGGTCGGCAACCGGATCTGTTTCCTCACGCATAGCTTGTAAAAACGCCTCATTCATATTTGTTCTCATACGCTCCATAGTAAAATTTATTAAGGGCAATGAATTATAGATAAGTAAGGAGATTACCTGGGTAAATGTTTCACAGATGCCCGGAAAAAACTGTATTAGTTTGTTTTATTATTTCCTTAACTCTGATATTTCCTTAAATCTGAGCAGCACATCTGCCAGGAAACCGTTTTCAAGAATAGAATCATAGTGTCCTTCTGTAAAACGGTCGGCACGGATATGGGTGGTTATGATTTTGTATAAGGTAGGTAAGTCGGCTGTTGAAAGTTTGCTCCGGTCTTCTTCAAAAGCCAAAGCATGGTCGCTCCATTGCATCCAGTCGAAATTTTCCAGTATAAATCCATGCCGGTACAAATACTGGAATAAATCTCTGGCAGTAGTTGCGCTCACCCGGCTGGTCATATCGCCCCAATAGCCTATTCTATCATAAACCGCTTCATGGTTTTGCAGTAAAGGTAAAAATCGTAGTAATCCTTGAATAGCTTGTGTCTGTTCGCTCATACCCTGTATCAACGGATATCATATGCAGAAAATCCATCCGTACTCATAAAAATTCGCTTTGTAGTCTTAATTGTACCCTCCGACATAGTAAAAAGCCTGTCCGGATACCTGGAAACTTTGTCCGCTATTTTAGAAAGCTTATCCGTTGAAGTATCCGCACCCTCCGCTAAGATAAAAAGTTCGTCCGCTGTACCAGAAAGTTTGTCCGTTATAGTAAAAAGAATAGCAAACTTACAAGCAGTCTAAAAACTATCTGGCTTTCACTGTAACCCTTTCGTGTCTATTAGAGTACTTTTTAAGATAAGCATGTTTTACACTAAATTATTACTGCTATGCAAACCCAAAATAACAATGAACTTATCCAGACATTGCTGGAATGTGCCTTTGCCTGCGAACATTGTGCTACTTCCTGCCTTCAGGAAGAAGATGTTAAAATGATGGTCCGTTGTATTTCCCTCGATCGTGATTGTGCAGATATTTGTACCCAGGCAGCCCGTTTGCTCCAGCGAAATTCAGAAATCACCAAGGAATACTTACAGGTATGCGAACAAATCTGCCGGATGTGCGGCGAGGAATGTGCCAAACACAAACATATGGAACACTGCCAGATGTGTGCCGAAGCATGCCAGCATTGTGCAGAAGCTTGCAGCAGCATGTATTCCATGTCGGGAAACAAATAATAAGCTGTTCCCTTATAACCTGTTCTCTAAATTGTAAGCCAGTAGTTCAGTTTAAAAACAAGCGCCCGGTTCTTGGTTCTTAGAAAAGGATCGGTGAAATAATTATCTGTATATACCAGGAAGAAATCGGACATAGGCCGGAACCTCCATTGCAGGCGGCTATTGATATTGAAATTATTTCGCTGGGTATTAAACTGAAGAAAAGTAGTCCAGAACACACTGTTCGAAAAATTGATTTCTGCCCTGGGACTTATCAGGAACAGACTGGTGCTGCCATAATCTCCGGGAAAGCGCAATAGGTTTTGCTCAAAATCGAGTGAAAAGTTTCCCCATGGCTGCCTGCGGAATGTAATTCCGGCAACATAACTCTGGAGGGTTCCATTATAAAATTGCCCTGCCCGAACAATACCAGTAAAAATAAAGCTTTTCCGGGTATCAGATAAAAACTCCAGATTATAGAAGGTATAACTGTATTTGCCAACCGGAAAAGGTGTTTTTTCAGTAAAGCTGAACGGATACAGTAAATGAATATCCTGGTTATCTATCTGAAAGGTGAGAATACTTGTATTCTGGAAAAAAATAGAATAATTGAGCTGATTCACCCGCTCATTGGCCGACCCATCGGGGTTTAATGTAACAGAGGTAGCCAGATTGATTGAGTGGTTGTTGATGCGTTTTCTCTTTTCCGGACGGATATTATATTCTATTTCGCTATAGAACTGATGAAAACCCATCCGGATGGTAGAATCCCGTTCGGCATCATAATTTTCGATACGGTTGATAAACCCCATATCTGTATAATAATTGGTGCCAATATTATAGTAGTCGATAAACATGGTAAAGTTGCGCCCAAAATAGCCGCCACCAGCATTGGCATATATATTCTTATCTTGATAGGTATGTTTATCTGATAGATGAAGCCCAGCCCAGCCATTCCAGTCGCCTTTTTTATTCACATAGAGAAATTCCATTCCGGCATTGCGGCTATAATCTTTTTTAGCTACTTCTCCGGACATTGTATTTTGCCGGTTGTGTACATAGCCTTTAATTAAGGAACGGCTCCATATCCTGCGGTTAAAAGCAAAAGCTGTATAATTCTGAGCCGCAAAATCTGCAGTAGCTTTGGTTTGCATATTCATCAGACCTACCCGCCATTTGTTCCCAAGGTTTCCGCTTATGCGGGCACCAAACAAAATGGGTATGGTTTGTCCATTCCTATCTAAACCAATACGCCGGGAAAAAAAAGGCCTGGCTGGTGGGGGTCCAAATTCTGTAAATAAGTCGTTGTTCTCCAGGAAGAAGGTACGCCTTTCCGGAAAGAAAATATCGAAGCGGGTCAGATTGGTGACCTGCTTATCTACTTCTACCTGCGAAAAATCCGGATTCACGGTCAGATCCAGGTTTAGGGAGGAAGTTACTGCTACTTTTGCGTCGAAGCCGGCATTGAATTTTACTTTTGTAGGTTCTCCATCTTCGTGATTAGTAACGGCAGAACCAGTTATATAAGGAATTAATGATATGTTTCCTTTCGCCTGCCCAGGTGCGTCATCCCATATCATTACCCCGGTATATCCCAGGTCAGTTCCTAAAAATTGCAGGGGTACTTTTGTCCAGGTAGAATACTGGTTGTTTTTCATATCTGTGCGTACGAAATTAACGCCCCACTTAGTACTGCCTGCCTTATAGCGCAAGGTTTTAAAAGGAATAGCCATTTCAACTGTCCAGAATGTAGGGTGATTTTTCGTAGCCGAAAACCATTTGTTGTCCCAGCTAAAGGTCATATCGCCAAAGGAACTGGCACTTAACAAATCTTCAGATTGTACATTCAATGGACTTACTCCGAAAAAAAATCCATTGGTTTGCTGGTTTACCGGATCTATAACAATGGCGAATCCATCACTGTCCCAGTACTTAGTGTCCCGTTTCAGCGTCTGAATAATGTACTGGGATGTATCATAGCAGATGGCGGCAACATACAGATAGGTATTGTCATACGCCAGCCGCACTTCTGTTTGCCGCTTGGCTTTATCTTTATCCTGCGGCCATTTCTCCCAGAAATTAGTTGCTGCCTCTGCTGAATTCCAAACAGAATCTGTTAGTTCTCCATCTATTTTGATAGGCTGAGGAGTGCGGCTTATCCGTAACTGGTATTCTTGCTGCAAGTTGGTAGATGTTTGAGCAAGAACCTTTGGTGCCTGAAACAGAAAAAAGAGAAGAAATAGAGACCTCGTAAAATTCAATGCATACATATTGCTTATACAATCTGTTTTCTGAAAAACAGTTGGCAGGGTATACTATATCTGACTATAGATTTTCCGGCTTTGCCAACACTTGTTTTTCTGGCAGCAACTTACAAAGAAAACAGAGAGCCTGCCTAATATTAACATTTTATTAACGAATCTTCCCGGATTGAACCTTAATTGGAAAAAGAATGAATGGAATTACTCATTTCTTAGGCTATTTACCGGATTAGCCAGAGCGGCTTTGATAGCCTGATGGCTGATGGTGAGCAAAGCAATACTGCTTGCAATGGCTCCGGCTATGATAAACGGAATTATATTGATCTCAATATGGAAGGCAAAATTGTTGAGCCACTGGTGCATTCCATACCAGGCAATGGGGGCAGCAATCAGAATTGAAATCAGAACAAGGCTGATAAAATCTTTACATAATAACAATATTATCTGATTAATCGATGCGCCTAATACTTTACGAACACCTATTTCTTTAATGCGTTTCCGGGCGGTAAATACAGTCATACCAAATAATCCCAGGCAGGCTATCCCGATAGCTAATGCTGCAAATACAGCGAATAATTGTCCGGCCCTCTGGTCGCTTTGGTACAATTTATCAATAGCATCATCGGCAAACTGGTATTCGAATGGAAAATCCGGAGATAAGCTTTGCCATTTCTTATCCAGTTCAGCTAAAGTAATTGCCGGATCACCAGAACGTAATTTTATACTGAGAGAAGATAATCTGGATGGCCAGCACATGAGCAGTAAAGGTTGTACTTGCTGGTGTAAAGAGGCAAAATGAAAATCTTTTACCACGCCAATCACGGGTTCTTTCATCCGTTCACCTCCCAGGTATTCCAGTTCTTTTCCAATTGCTTCTTCGGCAGATGACCAGCCAAATGCTTTTACAGCTGCTTCATTGATAATAAAAGCAGCCGATGTATCGCCGGCAAATTGATTTGAGAAAGCACGTCCGGCAGCCATTTGCATCTGCATGGTTTCAATAAAATCATAATCTACGAAGGTGACAGCCAGTAGTTTGGTTGCTTCTTCCGGAGTTCCGGCCGGTCTTACATCTGATCCATCCAGTTCTTCACCCATAAAATTGAGAGAAGCCGCCACTTTTGCTACCCCAGAAACTGTGGATAATTGCTGTTTAAGTAAATCAGATTTTCCACGCCATTGGGCATCCCGTACTTTAACATTGATCAAATGTTCTTTATCAAATCCCAGATGAGACGATTGAATGTATTGTAACTGCTGATAGGCAATGAATGTAGCAATAAGTAAAACAACAGAAACTGTAAACTGTACCACTACCAGTACTTTCCGAAAATCAAGACCAGTGCGAATATGGGTCACATTACTCTTAAAGGCATTAACAAGCCGGAATGAGGAAAGATAAAAGGCTGGATACAACCCTGAAATTAACCCGGCTAGTATAAAAATAATCAGGCTAACCAGGATCATGTTACTATCCAGAGTATACCATGAAAATGCTTTTCCTGTCAGTTGATTAAATACCGGAAGGCTTATAGAAAATAGAAGTACAGCCATTACAAAAGCCAGCAAAGAAGTAATTACAGCTTCTATAAGAAACTGAGATGCCACTTGAAAACGATGTGCGCCAACCATTTTACGCAACCCTACTTCCTTCATGCGTTCAGTAGCCCTGGCTGTAGACAGATTTATATAATTAATGCAAGCCAGTAATAAAATAAATATAGCAATGGCAGCAAATATCTTGACAAACAAAATATTCCCATTCGGTTCAATTTCGCCGGCCATATTTGAGTACAGATGAATATCAATTAATGGCTGCAATTGGTAACTAATACGCTCTGAATATCCTTCGCCATGATATTTTTCTACAAAAGCAGGCAGCTTTTTTTCCAGAGCAGCAATACTGGTTTGTGGTTTAACTAACACATACGTCCACAGGCTGGTGATGCCCCAGTTCTGCATCCAAGGAAACTGTTCTAAGGTAACTAGTGAAGCAAGGCAGCTGAAATGAACATGGGAATTTGCCGGTGGATCTTTTATGAGGCCATTTATGGTATATGGGGTGTTATTCAGCTTAATTATCTTTCCGATGGGATCTTCCCGGCCAAAATATTTTTGTGCGGTTGATTCTGTTAGTACCATCGTATTCGGCTGTGCTAAAGCATCGTTGGCATTACCTGCTATAAACTGAAAAGTGAAAACCTTGAAGGCTGAGGGATCAGTAAAGGCTACATTTTCTCCATAAAATTTTCTTTCGCCGGAGCTTAGCAAAGCATTTTTCCGGATAAAAATACGAACTGCCTTTTCAACTTCTGCATAATCCTTTTGAAGTGCAGCCGCTACCGGCCCACTGGTAGTGGCCAGCGCTTGCGAAGTACCAGTAAAATATTGTTGCTGTACTACCCGGTAAATTTGCTCATGCTGCTGATGGTGCCGGTCGTATTGTAATTCGTCCCATACATACAGAGAAATAAGCATCACACAGGTCATGCCTATAGAAAAACCGATGATGGTAACCGACGAAAAAACAGCTTGCCGTACGAGGGTGCGCACGGCAATAGTTATATAGTTTTTAAGCATAATTAATTGTAACCAGGATTGATTGTCTGGAACCGGGATTTTAGGATTAATAGATTTTCAGGATTATTGATTTACTTTTTTTAATCATTTTAATCCTAAAAATCTGTATAATCCTGGTTCCAGATTAACAGATTCCAGGCCACTTACACCATAAATTTTTCATTAATATTTTCCATCACAATCTGTCCATCGAGCAAGCGAACAATGCGGTGGCTATAAGCAGCATCATGGTTGGAGTGGGTTACAATAATTACAGTTGCTCCGGCTTCATTTAGTTCAGTAAGCAATTGCATTACTTCATTCCCATTACTGGAGTCCAGGTTACCGGTAGGCTCATCAGCCAGGATCAGCTTAGGATTATTGATAACCGCTCTTGCTACAGCTACCCTTTGCTGCTGTCCACCGGAAAGTTGTTGCGGGAAGTGATTGCGGCGGTGCATCATCTGCATTTTTTCAAGCACGGCTTCTACTTTTTTCTTGCGTTCGGTAGCACCTACCTTCAGGTATAATAGCGGAAGTTCTACGTTTTCGTAAACAGTTAACTCATCAATCAGATTAAAGCTCTGGAATACAAAGCCAATGTTACGCTTGCGCAGGTCAGCTCTTTTACGTTCGTTAAAGCCGGCGATCTCCTGACCCAGAAATTTGTAGCTGCCTCCGTCGGGATTGTCAAGTAGCCCTAAAATATTTAACAAGGTAGATTTTCCGCAGCCAGAAGGTCCCATAATCGCTACAAATTCGCCCTCCTTAATTTCCAGGGATACTTTGTTGAGTGCCACAGTTTCTACTTCTTCCGTACGGTAGGTTTTTTCTAATTGTTCGATCTGGATCATATGTATGAATTGTTTAATCTTAAAGCTATTGATGGGTGTATATGTATTTTTATCTGGAACCAGAATTAATTGGGTTGGTCCGATTAGTTCTGGTTCCAGACGATGGTTATTCTCCTTTGATTCGTAATTCGTCCTTGTCTCCGTAGTTTTCGTAGCTGGAGGTTACTACTTTATCGCCTACATTTAAGCCTTCGAGTACTTCATAATACTCCGGATTCTGACGGCCCAGGCGGATATCTACTTTCACGGCACTTCCACCAGCTTCGGTCACTTTGTAAATCCAGTTGCCACCAGTTTGTTGATAGAAACCACCTCTGGGAAGTAATACGGCTTGTGTCTGATCACTTAAAGCAAGGCGGATTTGTAAGGTCTGCCCTCTGCGGATGCCTTTAGGAACTTCACTGGTGAATTCCATATCTACCTGGAACCGGCCATCGGTTACAGTAGTATATACTTTTTTGATATTTAATTCATAATCTTTTCCAGCAAAGGTGAATTCGCCTTTTAAACCAACAAATACCCTTGATAAGTAATGTTCATCAATATCTGCCCGTACTTTAAAACCATCGAGCACGTCTAATTGTCCAAGGCGTTGTCCACGGGTTTTAGATTCACCAATTTCTGCATTTAAGGAAGTGAGCTGACCGGCAACCGGTGCTTTTACTACCAGGTCGGCTGCTTTTTTACGCATTAATCCCAGGGCTACTTGTGTCCGGTTAACAGATTCCTGCATTTGCTGTAAGCGCTGTTTGGTAGAAATAGAGTCATTTCTCAGGGTCTGTTCGGTTAATTTTTTACGGCGAACCTGATAATCGTACAAATTTTTGCTGGATTGAAATTCCTGTTTAGCAATTACTTTTTCGTCAAATAGCTTTTTATTTGCTGTATACACCCGTTCTGCTTCTGCCAGGGCATTATCTACTTCTGCTAATTGGTTTAATTGACGAATACTGTTTTGTTCAGCCTCATTGCGCAGACGCTGCATGTTGGTGATTAGGTCGAATACGCCGGTTTCCCGGTTAGCCAGGTCAAGTTCCAGGTCAGTGTTGGCTAGTTTCATGATTGGCTGATCTTTTTCCATCATGGCTCCGTCTTCTACATATAACTCTTCTACCCGGCCTCCTTCAATGGCATCCAGATAAATGGTTTTAATGGGCAACACTACGCCATTGATAGGAATAAATTCCTGAAAACTTCCTTTTTTAATCTCACTGATGGTTATTTTTTGTTCATCTACATTCAGTTTGGTATTTCCAGTGGTAGAAAGATAACTCGTCAGGATCAGCACTGCCAATGCAGCAATTCCACCAATCGTCATGATGCGTTTCGAGTTCCATTTCTTTTTTGCAATTACTCTGTCCATTGTATTAAT from Rhodocytophaga rosea carries:
- a CDS encoding DUF6508 domain-containing protein yields the protein MSEQTQAIQGLLRFLPLLQNHEAVYDRIGYWGDMTSRVSATTARDLFQYLYRHGFILENFDWMQWSDHALAFEEDRSKLSTADLPTLYKIITTHIRADRFTEGHYDSILENGFLADVLLRFKEISELRK
- a CDS encoding four-helix bundle copper-binding protein, with the translated sequence MQTQNNNELIQTLLECAFACEHCATSCLQEEDVKMMVRCISLDRDCADICTQAARLLQRNSEITKEYLQVCEQICRMCGEECAKHKHMEHCQMCAEACQHCAEACSSMYSMSGNK
- a CDS encoding carbohydrate binding family 9 domain-containing protein — protein: MQQEYQLRISRTPQPIKIDGELTDSVWNSAEAATNFWEKWPQDKDKAKRQTEVRLAYDNTYLYVAAICYDTSQYIIQTLKRDTKYWDSDGFAIVIDPVNQQTNGFFFGVSPLNVQSEDLLSASSFGDMTFSWDNKWFSATKNHPTFWTVEMAIPFKTLRYKAGSTKWGVNFVRTDMKNNQYSTWTKVPLQFLGTDLGYTGVMIWDDAPGQAKGNISLIPYITGSAVTNHEDGEPTKVKFNAGFDAKVAVTSSLNLDLTVNPDFSQVEVDKQVTNLTRFDIFFPERRTFFLENNDLFTEFGPPPARPFFSRRIGLDRNGQTIPILFGARISGNLGNKWRVGLMNMQTKATADFAAQNYTAFAFNRRIWSRSLIKGYVHNRQNTMSGEVAKKDYSRNAGMEFLYVNKKGDWNGWAGLHLSDKHTYQDKNIYANAGGGYFGRNFTMFIDYYNIGTNYYTDMGFINRIENYDAERDSTIRMGFHQFYSEIEYNIRPEKRKRINNHSINLATSVTLNPDGSANERVNQLNYSIFFQNTSILTFQIDNQDIHLLYPFSFTEKTPFPVGKYSYTFYNLEFLSDTRKSFIFTGIVRAGQFYNGTLQSYVAGITFRRQPWGNFSLDFEQNLLRFPGDYGSTSLFLISPRAEINFSNSVFWTTFLQFNTQRNNFNINSRLQWRFRPMSDFFLVYTDNYFTDPFLRTKNRALVFKLNYWLTI
- a CDS encoding ABC transporter ATP-binding protein yields the protein MIQIEQLEKTYRTEEVETVALNKVSLEIKEGEFVAIMGPSGCGKSTLLNILGLLDNPDGGSYKFLGQEIAGFNERKRADLRKRNIGFVFQSFNLIDELTVYENVELPLLYLKVGATERKKKVEAVLEKMQMMHRRNHFPQQLSGGQQQRVAVARAVINNPKLILADEPTGNLDSSNGNEVMQLLTELNEAGATVIIVTHSNHDAAYSHRIVRLLDGQIVMENINEKFMV
- a CDS encoding PA0069 family radical SAM protein, with protein sequence MEYHKGRGAQLNTSNRFSQANISHDHIEGIDEEMQISSQTQIFYDTPKKLINTIESPDLYAMRSVNPYQGCEHGCIYCYARNSHEYWGFSAGIDFENKIVVKQNAAKLLEQEFLQKNYQPASISLSGNTDCYQPLERKLEITRSLLKVFVKYAHPVNIITKNSLLKRDIDLLQELARQQLVHVYISVTTLDEELRQKMEPRTATSKNRLQTIRILSDAGIPVGVMAAPLVPGLNHTEIPAILKEAAAHGAITAGYTVVRLNGAIKEIFYDWLQKNFPDRAAKVWNLIREMHGGQVNDSHFGRRMTGEGPIADMIKQLFSVSRHKYMKENQMPAYNYSLFRRGGNLNLFENYV
- a CDS encoding ABC transporter permease, with amino-acid sequence MLKNYITIAVRTLVRQAVFSSVTIIGFSIGMTCVMLISLYVWDELQYDRHHQQHEQIYRVVQQQYFTGTSQALATTSGPVAAALQKDYAEVEKAVRIFIRKNALLSSGERKFYGENVAFTDPSAFKVFTFQFIAGNANDALAQPNTMVLTESTAQKYFGREDPIGKIIKLNNTPYTINGLIKDPPANSHVHFSCLASLVTLEQFPWMQNWGITSLWTYVLVKPQTSIAALEKKLPAFVEKYHGEGYSERISYQLQPLIDIHLYSNMAGEIEPNGNILFVKIFAAIAIFILLLACINYINLSTARATERMKEVGLRKMVGAHRFQVASQFLIEAVITSLLAFVMAVLLFSISLPVFNQLTGKAFSWYTLDSNMILVSLIIFILAGLISGLYPAFYLSSFRLVNAFKSNVTHIRTGLDFRKVLVVVQFTVSVVLLIATFIAYQQLQYIQSSHLGFDKEHLINVKVRDAQWRGKSDLLKQQLSTVSGVAKVAASLNFMGEELDGSDVRPAGTPEEATKLLAVTFVDYDFIETMQMQMAAGRAFSNQFAGDTSAAFIINEAAVKAFGWSSAEEAIGKELEYLGGERMKEPVIGVVKDFHFASLHQQVQPLLLMCWPSRLSSLSIKLRSGDPAITLAELDKKWQSLSPDFPFEYQFADDAIDKLYQSDQRAGQLFAVFAALAIGIACLGLFGMTVFTARKRIKEIGVRKVLGASINQIILLLCKDFISLVLISILIAAPIAWYGMHQWLNNFAFHIEINIIPFIIAGAIASSIALLTISHQAIKAALANPVNSLRNE
- a CDS encoding oxygenase MpaB family protein, encoding MERMRTNMNEAFLQAMREETDPVADQVIEHLFTKGELKNVNGWLTSLSDNNEALPADLPEPVRQYFEQTSQLLEWADRKQMHKGAVFFSKHVQAILSVLGSLSLPYCYAAADGAQVLYLSQRIRKDTKKRLADTGQFVLNVLNPKAFDTKGTGIRSIQKVRLMHAAVRWHTLKSDQWNDVWGKPVNQEDMLGTNLAFSYIVLEGLHKLGIYYSSQEADAYLYLWNVIGYMLGMRKELLPENRKEAYWFSKLIEKRHFRKSEAGIELTKALMQSFEELTPSSAFKGLSGGYMRYLLGDKTADLLELPRKSLTNVLIKPISAVNTMLSLAGSLPWKNSSTYAVEAMLLAIEQENGKADFRMPVGLRE
- a CDS encoding glycerate kinase type-2 family protein is translated as MTNNQSLYYRKAAEEIFRYALESVEPEKLVYKAVSRKGNRLYIQHQEIDLTQLNRIIVIGAGKATAPMAQAIEEIMGDIIDSGLIIVKHGHSVPLIKIQTIEAGHPVPDENGISGTQQLLQLVKETKPNDLIIILISGGGSALLIDLPQHCILEELQTCFDLLLKSGASITEINTVRKHLSHVKGGGLARQIFPARLFTLILSDVIGDPLDVIASGPTVPDPTTFADAWSIVQKYGLEDKIPYSIHYHLQQGIAGNLPETPKSGDAIFSRVNNYIIGSNSIALEAARQKATEMGFHAVITGLNIEGEAAIAAKELVSTARKAGIDTTIPKPACLLSGGETTVRVQGTGVGGRNQELALAAALELEANEPIVILSAGTDGTDGPTDAAGAVVDSNTMIKAATKGLDEKDFLANNDSYHFFRQAGGHIITGPTRTNVMDIMMALIY